A part of Diceros bicornis minor isolate mBicDic1 chromosome 32, mDicBic1.mat.cur, whole genome shotgun sequence genomic DNA contains:
- the IRF8 gene encoding interferon regulatory factor 8 isoform X1 encodes MCDRNGGRRLRQWLIEQIDSNMYPGLIWENDEKSMFRIPWKHAGKQDYNQEVDASIFKAWAVFKGKFKEGDKAEPATWKTRLRCALNKSPDFEEVTDRSQLDISEPYKVYRIVPEEEQKCKLGAVTPGCVNEVAEMECGRSEIDELIKEPSVDDYMGMVKRSPSPPEACRNQLLPEWWTQQPSAAGLSLVTGYTSYDPHHSAFSQMVISFYYGGKLVGQTTTTCPEGCRLSLGQPGLPSAKLYGPEGLELVRFPPADAIPSERQRQVTRKLFGHLERGVLLHSSRQGVLVKRLCQGRVFYSGNAVLCKDRPNKLERDEVVKVFDTSQFFRELQQFYNSQGRLPDSRVVLCFGEEFPDMTPLRSKLILVQIEQLYARQLVEEAGKSCSAGSMMQAPEEPQPDQVFRMFPDICASHQRPFFRENQQITV; translated from the exons ATGTGTGACAGGAACGGCGGCCGGCGGCTGCGGCAGTGGCTGATCGAGCAAATCGACAGCAACATGTATCCAGGGCTGATTTGGGAAAACGATGAGAAGAGCATGTTCCGGATCCCTTGGAAACACGCTGGCAAACAAGATTATAATCAGGAAGTGGATGCCTCCATTTTCAAG gCCTGGGCAGTTTTTAAAGGGAAGTTTAAGGAAGGGGACAAAGCTGAACCAGCCACTTGGAAGACGAGGCTACGCTGTGCTTTGAACAAGAGCCCAGATTTTGAGGAAGTGACAGACCGGTCCCAGCTGGACATTTCCGAGCCATACAAAGTTTACCGCATCGTCCCCGAGGAAGAGCAAAAAT GCAAGTTAGGCGCCGTGACCCCTGGCTGTGTGAATGAAGTCGCGGAGATGGAGTGCGGGCGCTCTGAAATCGACGAGCTGATCAAGGAG CCTTCCGTGGACGACTACATGGGGATGGTCAAGAGGAGTCCCTCCCCACCAGAGGCCTGCAGGAATCAGCTCctcccagagtggtggacacagcaGCCCAGCGCAG CAGGCTTGTCGCTGGTGACGGGGTATACCTCCTATGACCCACACCATTCAG CCTTCTCCCAGATGGTCATCAGCTTCTACTACGGGGGCAAGCTGGTGGGCCAGACCACCACCACCTGCCCCGAGGGCTGCCGCCTGTCCCTGGGCCAGCCGGGCCTGCCCAGCGCCAAGCTGTACGGACCCGAGGGCCTGGAGCTGGTGCGCTTCCCGCCGGCCGACGCCATCCCCAGCGAGCGGCAGAGGCAGGTGACGCGGAAGCTGTTCGGGCACCTGGAGCGCGGCGTGCTGCTGCACAGCAGCCGGCAGGGCGTGCTGGTCAAGCGGCTGTGCCAGGGCCGCGTGTTCTACAGCGGCAACGCCGTGCTGTGCAAGGACAGGCCCAACAAGCTGGAGCGCGACGAGGTGGTCAAGGTCTTCGACACCAGCCAGTTCTTCCGAG AGCTGCAGCAGTTCTACAACAGCCAAGGCCGGCTTCCCGACAGCAGGGTGGTGCTGTGCTTCGGAGAGGAGTTTCCAGATATGACCCCCTTGCGCTCCAAACTCATTCTCGTGCAG ATTGAGCAGCTCTACGCCCGGCAGCTGGTGGAAGAAGCTGGGAAGAGCTGCAGTGCTGGGTCCATGATGCAGGCTCCCGAGGAGCCCCAGCCAGACCAGGTCTTCCGGATGTTTCCAGATATCTGTGCCTCACACCAGAGACCCTTTTTCAGAGAAAACCAACAGATCACTGTTTAA
- the IRF8 gene encoding interferon regulatory factor 8 isoform X2: MCDRNGGRRLRQWLIEQIDSNMYPGLIWENDEKSMFRIPWKHAGKQDYNQEVDASIFKAWAVFKGKFKEGDKAEPATWKTRLRCALNKSPDFEEVTDRSQLDISEPYKVYRIVPEEEQKCKLGAVTPGCVNEVAEMECGRSEIDELIKEPSVDDYMGMVKRSPSPPEACRNQLLPEWWTQQPSAGLSLVTGYTSYDPHHSAFSQMVISFYYGGKLVGQTTTTCPEGCRLSLGQPGLPSAKLYGPEGLELVRFPPADAIPSERQRQVTRKLFGHLERGVLLHSSRQGVLVKRLCQGRVFYSGNAVLCKDRPNKLERDEVVKVFDTSQFFRELQQFYNSQGRLPDSRVVLCFGEEFPDMTPLRSKLILVQIEQLYARQLVEEAGKSCSAGSMMQAPEEPQPDQVFRMFPDICASHQRPFFRENQQITV; the protein is encoded by the exons ATGTGTGACAGGAACGGCGGCCGGCGGCTGCGGCAGTGGCTGATCGAGCAAATCGACAGCAACATGTATCCAGGGCTGATTTGGGAAAACGATGAGAAGAGCATGTTCCGGATCCCTTGGAAACACGCTGGCAAACAAGATTATAATCAGGAAGTGGATGCCTCCATTTTCAAG gCCTGGGCAGTTTTTAAAGGGAAGTTTAAGGAAGGGGACAAAGCTGAACCAGCCACTTGGAAGACGAGGCTACGCTGTGCTTTGAACAAGAGCCCAGATTTTGAGGAAGTGACAGACCGGTCCCAGCTGGACATTTCCGAGCCATACAAAGTTTACCGCATCGTCCCCGAGGAAGAGCAAAAAT GCAAGTTAGGCGCCGTGACCCCTGGCTGTGTGAATGAAGTCGCGGAGATGGAGTGCGGGCGCTCTGAAATCGACGAGCTGATCAAGGAG CCTTCCGTGGACGACTACATGGGGATGGTCAAGAGGAGTCCCTCCCCACCAGAGGCCTGCAGGAATCAGCTCctcccagagtggtggacacagcaGCCCAGCGCAG GCTTGTCGCTGGTGACGGGGTATACCTCCTATGACCCACACCATTCAG CCTTCTCCCAGATGGTCATCAGCTTCTACTACGGGGGCAAGCTGGTGGGCCAGACCACCACCACCTGCCCCGAGGGCTGCCGCCTGTCCCTGGGCCAGCCGGGCCTGCCCAGCGCCAAGCTGTACGGACCCGAGGGCCTGGAGCTGGTGCGCTTCCCGCCGGCCGACGCCATCCCCAGCGAGCGGCAGAGGCAGGTGACGCGGAAGCTGTTCGGGCACCTGGAGCGCGGCGTGCTGCTGCACAGCAGCCGGCAGGGCGTGCTGGTCAAGCGGCTGTGCCAGGGCCGCGTGTTCTACAGCGGCAACGCCGTGCTGTGCAAGGACAGGCCCAACAAGCTGGAGCGCGACGAGGTGGTCAAGGTCTTCGACACCAGCCAGTTCTTCCGAG AGCTGCAGCAGTTCTACAACAGCCAAGGCCGGCTTCCCGACAGCAGGGTGGTGCTGTGCTTCGGAGAGGAGTTTCCAGATATGACCCCCTTGCGCTCCAAACTCATTCTCGTGCAG ATTGAGCAGCTCTACGCCCGGCAGCTGGTGGAAGAAGCTGGGAAGAGCTGCAGTGCTGGGTCCATGATGCAGGCTCCCGAGGAGCCCCAGCCAGACCAGGTCTTCCGGATGTTTCCAGATATCTGTGCCTCACACCAGAGACCCTTTTTCAGAGAAAACCAACAGATCACTGTTTAA
- the IRF8 gene encoding interferon regulatory factor 8 isoform X3, translating into MECGRSEIDELIKEPSVDDYMGMVKRSPSPPEACRNQLLPEWWTQQPSAAGLSLVTGYTSYDPHHSAFSQMVISFYYGGKLVGQTTTTCPEGCRLSLGQPGLPSAKLYGPEGLELVRFPPADAIPSERQRQVTRKLFGHLERGVLLHSSRQGVLVKRLCQGRVFYSGNAVLCKDRPNKLERDEVVKVFDTSQFFRELQQFYNSQGRLPDSRVVLCFGEEFPDMTPLRSKLILVQIEQLYARQLVEEAGKSCSAGSMMQAPEEPQPDQVFRMFPDICASHQRPFFRENQQITV; encoded by the exons ATGGAGTGCGGGCGCTCTGAAATCGACGAGCTGATCAAGGAG CCTTCCGTGGACGACTACATGGGGATGGTCAAGAGGAGTCCCTCCCCACCAGAGGCCTGCAGGAATCAGCTCctcccagagtggtggacacagcaGCCCAGCGCAG CAGGCTTGTCGCTGGTGACGGGGTATACCTCCTATGACCCACACCATTCAG CCTTCTCCCAGATGGTCATCAGCTTCTACTACGGGGGCAAGCTGGTGGGCCAGACCACCACCACCTGCCCCGAGGGCTGCCGCCTGTCCCTGGGCCAGCCGGGCCTGCCCAGCGCCAAGCTGTACGGACCCGAGGGCCTGGAGCTGGTGCGCTTCCCGCCGGCCGACGCCATCCCCAGCGAGCGGCAGAGGCAGGTGACGCGGAAGCTGTTCGGGCACCTGGAGCGCGGCGTGCTGCTGCACAGCAGCCGGCAGGGCGTGCTGGTCAAGCGGCTGTGCCAGGGCCGCGTGTTCTACAGCGGCAACGCCGTGCTGTGCAAGGACAGGCCCAACAAGCTGGAGCGCGACGAGGTGGTCAAGGTCTTCGACACCAGCCAGTTCTTCCGAG AGCTGCAGCAGTTCTACAACAGCCAAGGCCGGCTTCCCGACAGCAGGGTGGTGCTGTGCTTCGGAGAGGAGTTTCCAGATATGACCCCCTTGCGCTCCAAACTCATTCTCGTGCAG ATTGAGCAGCTCTACGCCCGGCAGCTGGTGGAAGAAGCTGGGAAGAGCTGCAGTGCTGGGTCCATGATGCAGGCTCCCGAGGAGCCCCAGCCAGACCAGGTCTTCCGGATGTTTCCAGATATCTGTGCCTCACACCAGAGACCCTTTTTCAGAGAAAACCAACAGATCACTGTTTAA